The Trichoderma breve strain T069 chromosome 2, whole genome shotgun sequence DNA segment GGCCATAGAAGACGCTGCTGCGTTGGGAATTCTCTTCAGCGAAAAATACTTCAGTGGAGACATCGGTGAAGCCCTGGCGGTGTACGATACAGTCAGACTCCCTAGAGTGACGAGGGTACAGTCAGCCGCCGCAAAGGCAGCATACAACATTAACGAGAGAATTGGTGAGTCGAGCTGATCCTTGTCGCTTGATGTCGAGAGTATTGAAACTAAGAGTTGTCTAGGGTTCTCACAAAATAAGAACATCTCGACATACAAAGTTgaggacgagaagaagaagctgaccaTTGAAGAGATGAATGCGTAAGTCAAATAGCACCAAACTGCGGTATGAGACTGATGGCTAATAATGATGAATCAGATATGACATGTACAAAGATATTGAGCAGTCTCTGGCAGAGAAGCGTGGAGCTGCATTCCGTGAAAAATACATTCATGGACTGCCAGTTGGTCTTGAGCTTCCAAGTGGTATCATCATTGGGCAAGAGGCATGAGATTGTATCCTTGGAGTAAAAAATAGTTGTAGTACTGGCTACAGTAAAATTGTAAATATTCATTTAAATATTCAATTGCTTACAAGAAAACCCTATCTTGAAGCGCAAATACTTCATGGTGCCGATCTAGCTATCGAGTGTGTATACCTCTTCGATCGCGCCGTGCAAATAATGCTGCTTTCTCAACCAACCATTTCAAACTACATCACCTACAATGTTTGCTATGCACACACGCGTATATGTATGCATATGTCTTTATGATATAGCATGCAATAGACCCATTATAAGCAGTAGAAAGAAGTTTTTCATTCATATCATATGAACGGTATCTGATAAAATGTAATGAATGTAATGAATGACATGAGTCTCGCATAATATGGATATTGGTTCCTATATAAAGAGATACAAACAAACGTATAAAGCTACAATCTTAATTCTCATCCAAATAACTTGCATTCATATCATCATTAATTTTTCTTCGCCAGCTTCACATTGTACTCCAGATCCCATTCCGCTTGTGAGTCTCCCGTACGGGGTTTGAACTCAACAGTCAATCCATCCTTTACCGCGAATACGCTGTCATCTTCGAGATACTTGGAATCCTTGTCGAATATTTGAGTAGTCAAGGGGCTATATCCTTCTGTTTGAACCTGTCATTCCACGTTAGAACTACATACAGTGAGTAACGAAGTAAGGCCTCTTACAATGAGATGGATGTGTGCGGGTCGGAACTCGTGGCGATCCATAAGCTTCAGTAACTTTCCTGCAGGACCATCGAAAGGAATCTATTCGCTCAGATTAGTATCAAAATTTTCTCAAACAGGTTCATCTGTTTCCCCAGGGGATTCTTACGGGATACGGTGTCGGGCGGAGGCAGTAAAATGAATATCGACCCTCTGCATCGGTGATGAACTTGCCGCGCAGATTGCAGTCAATCTGGTCGTCATCCTGCTGCTCATATAGACCTATTTATTTCACTCATGATTTAGCGAATATCCGCTAACAGATTCCCGATCAGTGCACACATACCATTTGTTGAAGCCTGCCAAACATCCACTGAAGTGTTTGGGAGGGGTTTGCCCGTCTCAGCGTCCGTCACTTGGCCATGCATGTAAGCTACCAAGCCATCCTTGGGAGTGTTGAATGTGATAGTAGTGCCGTTCTCTCGGATTGGCGCGTCAGCACGCCAAAAGGGCCCAAGAATGGCAGACGATGTGGGTGGCTTGTCTGTCTTGCTGGCTTCTCTGTATGTGATATCATCAACGAGCCTAAAATGTATTGTGTCAGCTCTTAcatcaaagacaaaaatCTCTAGCAAAGCATCATGACAAGCCACATACGATTCCAGTCCAATGACATCGCACACCAGCTGTCCCTCGTTGCGCTTATTGTTGCTCATCTGGCCTGCCCAGTTGATCATTTCCACTCCCGCCAACCATTCCTCTGTCGTTAGATTGACCTCGCGCGCAAAATCATGAACATGCTGTATGAGAGCAGACAAGACGGTCCGCATCCTGGGGGTTGTGTTTGGGCCCATAGCTTGAATAACATGGCTAGTGAACtcctggccaaggccgccatcaGTTGATTGAGAACCCATCTTGAAGATTTTGCTGATGTTAGATGTAGTTATTGATTAATTCTGTCGGTGTTGTTGAGTTGAGAGGAGAATTGAATGCTGTATGACGGGTTATTATTGTCTGGTTTCAAGTGGTGATTGTCAAGCCTGGAGTTCGACCTTATAACTTGAACTCACGGCTATCCGAAGCGATCTGGATACCCGTGCTTGCCGTCCAATTAGTAAATAGACAATTATCAAATAATGCATAAGCCAAAAATGACGCCTGTATCGTTCGTTTTTCTCGTTCGTTTCGCCTCAGCCATGCCCCGAGTCCTGTATCCGCCTCGCGGGGTTCCCCCGATCCGAATCCGAATGTGGCTGCAGTGTCGGATAACATCCCGGATTCCCTAATACTGGATGGTTCAGAATCTCCCCCGCAAAGGATGAGCGCTAATAAGCCGCTCGGCAGCGGATCAAAGTCCCTAGAAGCGTCTGTAGCCCCTCACAGGCCGTGAATTAATATTCGATTCAGGTTGAGTTGTCGGATAAGGGTCCTAGTCCTGGTTGATTGGCTTGGTCTCGTGAGAAGGATGAAACTCCAAGCATAGATGTGCGCTTACGCAATCTGTCTACAGTGACAATGCAGCATGAGGGTATATTGAGATTATTTTGTCATGTAAATTGCTTCATCCATCTATAGTCTTCTAATAAACCCCATGGAAATCTACTTCTACTACAATTGGTAATCCTTTTCCTCGCTCACTTCCCATTTCGCTTCATCCGAACCGTTCGGCCGGCTTGCCCTCCGGAATCCCAATTCTAAGCCCTCAATCTCCGCCACCGGCTTCACCGCATGCACCTCCGCCTTATACTTGTCGGCATACCACTTATCCAGGTATTTTGGGTTCTCCACGAAGTCGGGATACACTTCCCGCATACGCCGCAGCACCGTCCCCGAGATTTGGTCTACGCTATTATGGTAACGTAAAGCGAGCACCTCTGGACCCATGGTATCGCGAAGTTTCTGCTGAACGTGTTCCGGTAACAAGCCGACTTTGAATAAGAGTAAATCGTAATGTAGGAGGCAAACTTTGCCGTGCCAAGAGCCTCCACGAGTTGCTCGATGGTAAAGGCCGATGAGTGCTGTAATGGCGCCGATACAGCCGGTACCGTAGTCTGAGATGGGAAATGGGGGCACCATGGGTTCATTGACACCCATGAACTTGCCTTGTTCCCACGCAATGCCCGTCACCTAAAGTTATTGTGTCAGTAAACTTATGACTGAGATATCGGTCAGATGGAGTAATGGGAGAATCTTACGCAGTCTGAAATCTGCTGCCATCCAGGACGAGAGGCCCACTCGCCCTCGTATCCAAAACAATTCTCATTGACGTAGACAAAACCTTTGCCTCTCTTGATCGCCAGCTCTGAAAGTTGCTTGGGACCGTATCCCAGCTTTGCAATCGCTCCAGGACGGTATCCGTCAACCACAacgtcggcctcggccaGAAGCTTCTCAAAAGCCTCTCTTCCCTCCGCAGACTTGAGATCCAAATCCGTCGCTCGCTTTCCCATGTTTCCATCCACCTGGAAGAAGGGCACATCGCTGAGATAGGGAGCTGTTACTTTAATGACTTCGGCGCCATATTCACCCAAAATTCTCGTGATTGTAGGGCCAGCAATGATTCGACATAGCTCCAGCACTTTGATGCCAGATAGAAGTCGGTTATCCTTAGTCTGGAGAGGTATTTGTGGTGTCTTATCTTCTAAACTCTCAACCGACCATGGCGGAAGCGACATGTTTGTTTTGCCCTGTGACTCAGGTTAGTATAAACCGCCCTGGCTTTGATCCCATCTTTCCAAAATGCCGACTTACGTGCGGAGTTTTGAGAAATTCAGCATGTGTATATGCTTTGATCCCAGCTTGTCTATTCTGCGCATTCAACTCCTCTAATTCATCCACCGTAAATCTCTTCACCGCAGATTCAATGGTTTGCACAATATCCTCATGTGTCGCCAAATCAGGCCGATACGGTTCCAACCCAATCATTTTCAGCGTCGTCGACGCTTCCAATGACCCATGGATGTGGTAATACTCATTAGGGTTTTTGGTGGCATACAAATTGGCAGACATGCGGCGATAAGGATCAGACTGTGCCTGCAGAAAATCCGTGTCTACATTCGGCGAGAGTTAGCAAAGTCTGCAGCTCACATAGATTGATACACACAAACCTTTTAGCATGCTCTTGACTCCCTTATCAAGCTTTCCATATCCTCCAACTCTAGCCAAGTATGCCTGAAATAGGAAAGCTGTCGTCTTTTCAAGATCAACCACGATTTTTCTCTCAGGGACCTGTCCATCTTGCCGCGTGTCTGCGAGGAGGGTTGCGACGGATGCCTCAATTGCCTTGagtgctgctgttgtttcCGTTTCCTTGAATGGAATAGGAAAATAAGGCTGATCTCGTTCCGCGGCAAATTGGACATATTCCGCCCGGCTCGCTACTCCAGCAGGTAAAGATATGGGATCAAATTGATTGCAGAGGTACTGCAGAATGGTAAGGGCCTCTTTCTTAGAGGAGTAGGTATGTATTGATGTCCCATTCATGATCGCGGTAAAGGGCCAATACTGCTGACAGAACTTTTGTTTCTCGTAGTATTAATATATTGTTTTGAAGCGATTTTTATAAGTCGTAAACGCCGTTTGGTGGTGCTAGTAGTGATGTGCAAATGCCCCTGCCATCAACTctgtgatggagatgaactAAACGGAAATTCGCTGTCTAATACCTAAGCTTGACCGAAAGATACAGATAAAACAAACCCAGAGAAATTATTACTTGGGAGATTCTCAGCTGAAAACTGACGGATCCACGATAATGAATTTGCCGCTCAATACGCCTAAAttcgtctttgccatctcGGGATCCCGTATCCGATTCCCCAAAACCCGGACTCCGACACTCAGTGGGGCCGCGCGCCCTTAACCGACACCTTCACATCTTCAAGAACATCTTACATCATGGGTCTCCCCTCATGCTGATGGCTTTCTGCACAATTATTCGTTATCAAGGTCGGATATCCATCGGCGGAATCAACCAGCCCGAAAGATCTCAGTGAACCGCATCTATCCGCGTGAGTCCCATCCGCCCATCTCTTAACCAGGGGTAACGCCCATCCCTTGTGCATGCCAGATCAAGAGTTGAGGCGCTCACTAGCTCTATTTTCGCAGGACTACCTATTCAATTGAGAAGGCTATTCGTTGAGAGAAATCCCGAGCCATGCCGTTCCTTAAGTTACAAGACCGAGGCCGGCAACTGTACTACACCTTGAATGCGCCTCCAACTACAACCTCATCGTCTGACAGTATAACAAACATCGTCCTCATTCATGGCTTGGGTTCCTCGAGCTCTTATTATGCTCCGGTTATCCCGAAGCTTGTAGATGCAGGATACTCCTGCTTGGCACTGGATTCTCATGGTGCGTGCATTAATTCTTTCATGCATTGTGGCCTCTTTACTATGCGCTGCTTCTAACTTGACACAAAATTACAAAGGCGCCGCATTAACTCCATTGACTGGTGAGGGCGGCAGCCTCAATACTATCATCGATGATATTGGTGCCGCTGTATCAGCTCTCAATATCTCACCCAGTCGCACCGTTATAGTGGGCCATTCCATGGGAGGAATTGTTGCTCCTGAAGCCACTCTTCGCTACGGATTTGCTGGCACTGTTCTTTTGGGCCCTGTTTACCCAAACGAGACTCTAACTAAAGTGCTCCAAGATAGAATTGCCAAAGTCCAACAAAGTGAGAATATGCTAGCCTCTCAGCACTATTTAATGCGCTGAGTACACATGTGGTTCAGCACTAACTGGCTAATTTTCCTTTCTTTAGATGGGATGGATCCTTTGGTAGATGTGATTCCCATAGTTGGaacggcatcttcatctacacCGCTGCAACGCGCCTTCATTCGTACTCTCCTCCTGGCTCAAACTCCAGAAGGTTATATCGCGAACTGCAAAGCCATCGCATCTGCCTCAGTCCCAGATTACGCGAGCATCAGTACCCCTCTCTTGCTCGTCAACGGTGCTGAAGACTTTGTTTGCCCGATTGAGCT contains these protein-coding regions:
- a CDS encoding dioxygenase domain-containing protein, coding for MGSQSTDGGLGQEFTSHVIQAMGPNTTPRMRTVLSALIQHVHDFAREVNLTTEEWLAGVEMINWAGQMSNNKRNEGQLVCDVIGLESLVDDITYREASKTDKPPTSSAILGPFWRADAPIRENGTTITFNTPKDGLVAYMHGQVTDAETGKPLPNTSVDVWQASTNGLYEQQDDDQIDCNLRGKFITDAEGRYSFYCLRPTPYPIPFDGPAGKLLKLMDRHEFRPAHIHLIVQTEGYSPLTTQIFDKDSKYLEDDSVFAVKDGLTVEFKPRTGDSQAEWDLEYNVKLAKKN
- a CDS encoding serine aminopeptidase, s33 domain-containing protein, which translates into the protein MPFLKLQDRGRQLYYTLNAPPTTTSSSDSITNIVLIHGLGSSSSYYAPVIPKLVDAGYSCLALDSHGAALTPLTGEGGSLNTIIDDIGAAVSALNISPSRTVIVGHSMGGIVAPEATLRYGFAGTVLLGPVYPNETLTKVLQDRIAKVQQNGMDPLVDVIPIVGTASSSTPLQRAFIRTLLLAQTPEGYIANCKAIASASVPDYASISTPLLLVNGAEDFVCPIELSQKVFDSWGSKDKKLQILDKTGHWYCIESPEQVGDAIVKFVSGMKTA
- a CDS encoding coA-transferase family III domain-containing protein, with product MNGTSIHTYSSKKEALTILQYLCNQFDPISLPAGVASRAEYVQFAAERDQPYFPIPFKETETTAALKAIEASVATLLADTRQDGQVPERKIVVDLEKTTAFLFQAYLARVGGYGKLDKGVKSMLKDTDFLQAQSDPYRRMSANLYATKNPNEYYHIHGSLEASTTLKMIGLEPYRPDLATHEDIVQTIESAVKRFTVDELEELNAQNRQAGIKAYTHAEFLKTPHGKTNMSLPPWSVESLEDKTPQIPLQTKDNRLLSGIKVLELCRIIAGPTITRILGEYGAEVIKVTAPYLSDVPFFQVDGNMGKRATDLDLKSAEGREAFEKLLAEADVVVDGYRPGAIAKLGYGPKQLSELAIKRGKGFVYVNENCFGYEGEWASRPGWQQISDCVTGIAWEQGKFMGVNEPMVPPFPISDYGTGCIGAITALIGLYHRATRGGSWHGKVCLLHYDLLLFKVGLLPEHVQQKLRDTMGPEVLALRYHNSVDQISGTVLRRMREVYPDFVENPKYLDKWYADKYKAEVHAVKPVAEIEGLELGFRRASRPNGSDEAKWEVSEEKDYQL